The following are encoded together in the Erpetoichthys calabaricus chromosome 16, fErpCal1.3, whole genome shotgun sequence genome:
- the zfyve19 gene encoding abscission/NoCut checkpoint regulator: protein MDRRCYSCASKFTLFKKELSCKNCLRSTCSGCLNYTIAVPKCGNTSQKVCGRCYEDLKSDGSKNSSSKWSPPENYKKRIASLEARQNASKEPAPPKVSQSSSLFRGLSKEDQAIAERLEKLKEETKPKSIPSEKEIETRLAAIKNNPQKPIPSVSDIYKRLSALQGKTQPTETPKPTLQRPDLTTQTEQVNSLITQMTEEIAIDSNTEPQSQSEGSDSQLNNLNKGSDFLEENLDAQENEKQLEEEKSRILEEAMAELKQDNIHQEQVLQMARRLACLKGEDPSSVSAVDYKPPDSDEETEEEAMQRILKQLSEEAQLDEASNYNIPPECSASLQKPKVKKVLSPAITKKSVGAHDSDDEELPWCCICNQDATIRCLSCDGDLYCSRCFREGHDAFDRKEHKTTSYRPPKKPK from the exons ATGGATAGAAGGTGTTACTCCTGTGCCAGTAAATTTACACTCTTCAAGAAAGAG CTCTCCTGCAAGAACTGCCTTCGCTCAACCTGCTCCGGGTGTCTCAACTACACCATTGCTGTCCCCAAGTGTGGCAACACCTCCCAAAAAGTTTGTGGACGGTGCTATGAAGATCTAAAAAG TGATGGGTCCAAGAACTCTTCTTCAAAATGGTCTCCACCTGAAAACTATAAGAA GCGTATTGCTTCTCTAGAAGCCAGACAGAATGCAAGCAAGGAACCTGCACCTCCTAAAGTAAGCCAGAGTAGTTCTCTTTTTAGAGGCCTGAGTAAGGAAGACCAGGCCATTGCTGAAAGACTGGAAAAACTAAAGGAGGAAACTAAACCCA AGTCAATACCCTCAGAAAAAGAAATAGAGACTCGACTTGCGGCCATCAAAAATAATCCACAGAAGCCCATCCCTTCAgtatctgatatatacaaaagGCTATCGGCCCTACAGGGGAAGACACAGCCAACAGAGACGCCAAAACCA ACTCTGCAGCGTCCAGACCTGACAACACAAACTGAACAAGTCAACAGTCTGATAACCCAGATGACTGAGGAAATAGCAATTGACAGCAACACTGAACCCCAGTCACAGTCAGAAG GCAGTGACAGCCAGTTAAACAACTTGAATAAAGGTAGCGACTTTCTGGAGGAAAATCTTGATGCTCAGGAAAATGAaaagcagctggaagaagaaaaGAGCAGAATTCTGGAGGAAGCAATGGCAGAGCTGAAACAAGACAATATCCATCAGGAGCAAGTTTTGCAGATGGCTAGGAGGCTAGCTTGCCTTAAAGGAGAGGACCCCAGTTCAG tttcCGCAGTAGACTATAAACCACCAGACAGTGATGAAGAGACAGAGGAAGAGGCTATGCAACGAATTCTAAAGCAG TTGTCTGAGGAAGCACAATTAGATGAGGCCAGCAACTACAACATTCCTCCTGaatgcagtgcaagtttacagaAGCCAAAAGTGAAGAAG GTCCTGTCTCCTGCAATTACAAAGAAGTCTGTGGGTGCACATGACAGTGATGATGAAGAGCTGCCATGGTGCTGCATCTGTAATCAGGATGCTACAATTCGTTGTCTCTCCTGTGATGGTGATCTTTACTGCTCCAGATGTTTCAG GGAAGGGCATGACGCATTTGATAGAAAAGAGCATAAAACAACAAGTTATCGGCCTCCAAAGAAACCAAAGTAA